A part of Tigriopus californicus strain San Diego chromosome 10, Tcal_SD_v2.1, whole genome shotgun sequence genomic DNA contains:
- the LOC131889483 gene encoding dynamin-like isoform X9, whose product MAAGNHGMESLIPIINRMQDAFTQLGVPMVIDLPQIAVVGGQSAGKSSVLENFVGRDFLPRGSGIVTRRPLILQLINAPNEYGEFLHCKGKKFMDFGAIMKEIEDETDRMTGSNKGISNLPINLRVYSPHVLNITLIDLPGLTKIPVGDQPHDIDQQIREMIMTYIQKDTCLILAVTPANIDIATSDALMVAKYADPDGLRTIGVLTKLDLMDDGTDAREVLENKFLPLRRGYVGVINRSQKDIEGKKDIKAAMAAERKFFLSHPSYRNMADRLGSPYLQKVLNQQLTNHIRETLPSLRDRLQKQYLSLEKEVEQYKYFRPDDPAIKTKAMLQSIQQLQQDFERSIEGSGSAAVNTLELSGGAKINRLFHERFPYEIVRMEFDEKELRREIAFAIRNIHGVRIGLFTPGQAFEVVARKQISCLREPATKVVGLVTEEMQKILVEGLAKMNRYPRLREETERIITTYIREKEQRCKDQICMLIECELAYMNTNHEDFIGFANAQNTNQNSEKTGRKLGNQVIRKGYMSIHNLGIMKGGSRDYWFVLTSESLSWFKDDEEKDKKFMLPLDSLKLRDIEAGFMSRRHMFAIYNPENRNVYKDFKTLELSCETQDEVDSWKASFLRAGVYPEKTSELNNGDGEEGSRSQEASLGSVDPQLERQVETIRNLVDSYMKIVTKTCRDLVPKTVMYLMINDVKNFINSELLAQLYATGDTHSMMEESADEALKREEMLRQYHACKEALKIIGDVSMATVSTPAPPPVKNWMPAPSSHTSSSSSGGGGGGSGGGGGSGGGGNSGNGGGGGISQAPPSPGGGPRRNPPPVSRQPPQPPRAAPAAPGGRAPPSAPGRAAGLPPPMIPTRPVPNVPPRVPERPTVPGGKPTGIYLQ is encoded by the exons ATGGCAGCGGGCAATCATGGGATGGAGTCCCTCATCCCTATTATTAATCGCATGCAAGATGCCTTTACACAACTCGGGGTGCCCATGGTCATTGATCTGCCGCAAATTGCGGTGGTGGGTGGTCAATCAGCGGGTAAATCATCCGTCTTGGAAAATTTCGTGGGAAG GGATTTCCTTCCCCGAGGCTCGGGCATCGTGACTCGACGACCTCTCATTTTGCAACTCATCAATGCGCCCAACGAGTATGGCGAATTTCTTCATTGCAAGGGCAAGAAGTTCATGGATTTTGGCGCCATCATGAAGGAAATCGAGGATGAAACCGATCGCATGACGGGCTCGAACAAGGGCATTTCTAACCTTCCCATAAACTTGAGAGTGTATTCGCCTCATG TGCTTAATATTACCCTCATTGACTTGCCCGGATTGACAAAAATCCCGGTAGGCGATCAACCCCACGATATTGATCAGCAAATCCGAGAAATGATCATGACTTACATTCAAAAAGACACGTGCTTGATCCTGGCCGTAACCCCCGCCAATATCGATATTGCCACGTCGGATGCACTAATGGTGGCCAAATACGCCGATCCGGACG GTCTTCGAACCATTGGTGTGTTGACAAAGCTGGACTTGATGGACGACGGTACGGATGCCAGAGAGGTCTTGGAAAACAAATTCCTGCCTCTAAGACGAGGATATGTAGGCGTCATCAATCGGTCTCAAAAGGATATCGAGGGCAAAAAAGATATCAAAGCCGCCATGGCAGCAGAGAGGAAGTTTTTCCTAAG TCATCCCTCATACCGTAACATGGCGGACCGTCTGGGCTCACCTTACTTGCAGAAAGTTCTCAATCAACAACTCACCAACCACATCCGTGAGACACTTCCGAGTCTCCGGGATCGCCTTCAAAAGCAGTACTTATCTCTAGAGAAGGAAGTGGAGCAATACAAATACTTCAGACCAGATGATCCAGCCATCAAAACCAAAGCGATGCTACA GAGTATTCAACAATTGCAACAAGATTTCGAACGATCCATTGAAGGCAGTGGTTCGGCGGCAGTCAACACATTGGAATTGAGCGGAGGAGCTAAGATCAACCGTTTGTTCCACGAACGCTTCCCATATGAAATCGTTCGAATGGAGTTCGATGAGAAGGAATTAAGGCGCGAAATTGCCTTTGCTATCCGGAATATACACG GAGTGCGGATTGGATTATTTACTCCCGGCCAAGCTTTCGAGGTTGTGGCGCGGAAGCAGATTTCTTGTCTCCGGGAACCCGCTACGAAAGTCGTGGGATTGGTCACCGAAGAAATGCAGAAAATCCTTGTTGAAGGCCTGGCCAAG ATGAATCGTTACCCTCGTCTTCGCGAAGAAACCGAGCGGATTATTACTACCTACATTCGAGAAAAGGAGCAACGATGTAAAGATCAGATTTGCATGCTGATTGAATGCGAGCTGGCTTATATGAACACCAACCACGAAGATTTCATTGGATTTGCCAA tGCGCAAAATACCAATCAAAACTCTGAGAAAACCGGTAGAAAATTGGGCAATCAGGTCATTCGAAAAGGCTACATGTCCATCCACAACTTGGGTATCATGAAAGGTGGATCTCGAGATTATTGGTTCGTTTTGACATCGGAATCTCTCTCTTGGTTCAAGGATGACGAG GAGAAAGATAAGAAGTTCATGCTCCCGCTGGACAGTTTGAAATTGCGGGATATTGAAGCCGGGTTCATGTCCAGGCGTCACATGTTTGCGATATACAACCCGGAAAACAGGAACGTGTACAAGGACTTCAAGACCCTTGAATTGTCTTGCGAGACTCAGGATGAAGTGGATTCGTGGAAAGCGTCCTTTTTGAGGGCTGGAGTTTATCCTGAGAAGACTTCCGAGCTCAACAACGGCGACGGAGAA GAAGGCAGCCGG AGCCAAGAAGCCTCACTCGGGTCTGTTGATCCACAATTGGAGCGCCAAGTTGAAACCATCCGTAATCTCGTGGATTCTTACATGAAAATTGTAACAAAGACGTGCCGGGACCTCGTACCAAAGACTGTCATGTATCTTATGATCAATGATGTGAAGAATTTCATCAACAGCGAACTCCTCGCTCAGCTTTACGCGACTGGAGACACG CATTCCATGATGGAAGAGAGTGCTGACGAAGCTCTTAAACGAGAAGAGATGTTGAGACAATACCATGCTTGCAAAGAGGCTCTGAAGATCATTGGTGATGTGTCCATGGCCACGGTGAGCACACCGGCTCCTCCTCCCGTAAAGAACTGGATGCCAGCGCCCAGCTCGCACACATCCTCTTCGTCTAGTGGGGGTGGCGGAGGAGGTAGTGGCGGCGGAGGAGGTAGTGGAGGTGGGGGTAATAGTGGAAATGGTGGGGGAGGGGGAATTTCCCAAGCTCCACCTTCACCCGGTGGAGGCCCGAGGCGAAATCCGCCTCCAGTGTCTAGGCAGCCTCCACAGCCCCCAAGGGCGGCTCCTGCCGCTCCAGGAGGTCGAGCTCCTCCCTCTGCACCTGGTCGAGCTGCCGGACTCCCGCCTCCGATGATTCCAAC GCGCCCTGTCCCCAATGTTCCTCCTCGCGTCCCAGAGAGACCCACAGTTCCCGGCGGAAAGCCAACGGGAATCTATCTCCAATGA